Proteins encoded by one window of Ralstonia sp. RRA:
- the mdcA gene encoding malonate decarboxylase subunit alpha, translating to MQPMSTQSANGAAAIPPQWRRRRDEKERRLAAARRIANGKVIPTGDIVAALEALLAPGDRVVLEGNNQKQADFLSRSLAKVNPERLHDLHMIMPSVSRAEHLDIFEAGIAHKLDFSFAGPQSLRISQLLADGLLEVGAIHTYIELYARLVVDLIPNVSLVAGFKADRQGNIYTGPSTEDTPALVEPTAFSDGIVIVQVNEIVDDPADLPRVDIPGSWVDFIVQADKPFYIEPLFTRDPRLIKPVHVLMAMMAIRGIYQRHNVQSLNHGIGFNTAAIELILPTYGERLGLKGKICRNWTLNPHPTLIPAIESGWVESVHCFGTELGMERYVAARPDVFFTGRDGSLRSNRMLCQLAGQYAVDLFIGATLQVDGDGHSSTVTRGRLAGFGGAPNMGHDPRGRRHATPAWLDMTEPVTMLERGKKLVVQMVETFQEGGKPTFVDTLDAVAVAKQSGMPLAPIMIYGDDVTHLLTEDGIAYLYKARSLEERRAMIAAVAGVTSIGLRHDPSKTEQMRRDGLIALPEDLDVRRSDASRELLAAKSISDLVEWSGGLYEPPARFRSW from the coding sequence ATGCAACCGATGTCCACCCAATCGGCCAACGGAGCCGCCGCCATCCCGCCCCAGTGGCGCCGCCGGCGCGATGAAAAGGAACGCCGCCTGGCCGCCGCCCGTCGCATCGCCAACGGCAAGGTCATCCCCACCGGCGATATCGTCGCTGCGCTCGAAGCGCTGCTTGCCCCAGGCGACCGCGTCGTGCTGGAGGGCAACAACCAGAAGCAGGCCGATTTCCTCTCGCGCTCGCTGGCCAAGGTGAACCCCGAGCGCCTGCACGATCTGCACATGATCATGCCGAGCGTGAGCCGCGCCGAGCATCTGGATATTTTCGAAGCCGGCATCGCCCACAAGCTCGACTTCTCGTTTGCCGGGCCGCAGAGCCTGCGCATCAGCCAGTTGCTGGCCGACGGGCTGCTGGAAGTCGGCGCCATCCACACCTACATCGAGCTATATGCGCGGCTGGTGGTGGACCTGATCCCCAACGTATCGCTGGTGGCGGGCTTCAAGGCCGACCGCCAGGGCAACATCTACACCGGCCCCAGCACGGAAGACACGCCCGCGCTGGTCGAGCCCACTGCGTTTTCCGACGGCATCGTGATCGTGCAGGTGAACGAGATCGTCGATGACCCGGCCGACCTGCCACGCGTCGACATCCCCGGCTCGTGGGTCGACTTCATCGTGCAGGCCGACAAGCCGTTCTACATCGAACCGCTGTTCACGCGCGACCCGCGCCTCATCAAGCCCGTGCACGTGCTGATGGCGATGATGGCCATTCGCGGCATCTACCAGCGGCACAACGTGCAGTCGCTCAACCACGGCATCGGCTTCAATACCGCAGCCATCGAGCTGATCCTGCCGACGTACGGTGAACGCCTGGGCCTCAAGGGCAAGATCTGCCGTAACTGGACGCTCAACCCGCACCCGACGCTGATCCCCGCCATTGAATCAGGCTGGGTGGAAAGCGTGCATTGCTTCGGCACCGAGTTGGGCATGGAACGCTACGTGGCCGCGCGCCCGGATGTGTTCTTCACCGGCCGTGATGGCTCGCTGCGTTCGAACCGCATGCTGTGCCAATTGGCTGGCCAGTACGCGGTGGACCTCTTCATCGGCGCGACGCTGCAAGTGGATGGCGATGGGCATTCGTCCACCGTCACGCGCGGCCGCCTGGCTGGCTTTGGTGGTGCGCCCAACATGGGCCACGACCCGCGCGGCCGCCGTCATGCCACGCCCGCGTGGCTCGACATGACCGAGCCGGTGACGATGCTGGAGCGCGGCAAGAAGCTCGTCGTGCAGATGGTCGAAACCTTTCAGGAAGGCGGTAAGCCGACCTTCGTCGATACGCTCGATGCGGTGGCCGTCGCCAAGCAAAGCGGCATGCCGCTCGCGCCCATCATGATCTACGGCGACGACGTCACCCACCTGCTGACCGAAGACGGCATTGCATATCTCTACAAGGCACGCTCGCTGGAAGAACGGCGCGCGATGATCGCGGCCGTGGCGGGCGTCACATCGATTGGCCTGCGCCACGATCCGTCCAAGACCGAGCAGATGCGCCGCGACGGCCTGATCGCCCTGCCCGAAGACCTCGACGTGCGCCGCAGCGATGCCAGCCGCGAACTGCTCGCCGCCAAGAGCATTTCAGACTTGGTGGAATGGTCCGGTGGCCTGTACGAACCGCCTGCGCGCTTCCGGAGCTGGTAA
- a CDS encoding triphosphoribosyl-dephospho-CoA synthase, with translation MEKTLHRPLPASPKARAKRLGALVESALIDEVTLSPKPGLVDVRGNGAHHDLDWTLMVHSAQTLRPAFEAMALAGAQIDSLLALRERIGRLGREGEAAMLDATGGINTHRGAIWALGLLVTAAAQAPHALDAAAVANRAARLANIPDRFAPVSTGHKGERACNDYGVGGAKGQACAGFPHVIKIALPALRQARAAGIREDHARVDALLAVMATLDDTCVLARGGANALRVVQTGAATVRAEGGLATQQGRRAFRLLEHDMLALHVSPGGAADLLAATLFLDRLPASAHASDIASAHQETEHGAS, from the coding sequence ATGGAAAAGACCTTGCATCGGCCCTTGCCGGCCAGCCCGAAAGCGCGTGCGAAGCGATTGGGCGCGTTGGTGGAATCCGCCCTCATCGACGAGGTGACGCTGTCCCCCAAACCCGGTCTCGTCGACGTACGTGGCAACGGCGCGCACCACGATCTCGATTGGACGCTGATGGTGCATTCGGCCCAGACCCTGCGCCCCGCGTTTGAAGCGATGGCGTTGGCTGGCGCACAGATTGACTCGCTGCTGGCGCTGCGCGAGCGCATCGGCCGTCTGGGCCGCGAAGGTGAAGCGGCCATGCTGGATGCCACCGGCGGCATCAACACGCACCGTGGCGCCATCTGGGCGCTCGGCCTGCTGGTAACGGCGGCTGCGCAGGCACCGCACGCGTTGGATGCCGCCGCCGTTGCGAATCGCGCAGCTCGCCTGGCCAACATCCCTGATCGCTTTGCGCCCGTCTCTACCGGCCACAAGGGCGAGCGCGCCTGCAACGACTACGGCGTCGGCGGTGCGAAGGGCCAAGCCTGTGCCGGCTTTCCGCACGTGATCAAGATAGCGCTGCCCGCTTTGCGCCAGGCGCGCGCCGCAGGCATCCGCGAAGACCACGCACGCGTGGACGCGCTGCTCGCCGTCATGGCCACGCTGGACGACACCTGCGTGCTCGCACGCGGTGGCGCTAATGCATTGCGCGTCGTGCAAACCGGTGCCGCCACCGTGCGTGCTGAAGGCGGGCTCGCAACACAGCAGGGCCGCCGCGCCTTCCGCCTGCTCGAACACGACATGCTGGCGCTGCACGTATCCCCCGGCGGCGCAGCCGACTTGCTGGCCGCCACGCTGTTCCTCGACCGCCTGCCCGCCAGCGCGCACGCATCTGACATCGCATCCGCTCATCAGGAAACCGAACATGGAGCATCTTGA
- a CDS encoding malonate decarboxylase subunit delta: MEHLDFQFTGGAPAGRRAYAGVVGSGDLEVLLTPGNAGQIDVAITTSVNGMSATWQAQLARVFGSHPWPAAKITINDFGATPAVVRLRLEQALEALAQA; this comes from the coding sequence ATGGAGCATCTTGATTTTCAGTTCACCGGCGGCGCACCCGCCGGCCGGCGCGCGTATGCCGGCGTGGTCGGCTCCGGCGACCTCGAAGTGCTGCTGACTCCCGGCAACGCCGGCCAGATCGACGTGGCCATCACTACGTCCGTTAACGGGATGAGCGCGACATGGCAGGCGCAGCTTGCACGCGTGTTCGGCTCGCATCCCTGGCCTGCTGCCAAGATCACCATCAACGACTTCGGCGCGACACCGGCCGTGGTGCGGTTGCGGCTCGAGCAGGCGCTTGAAGCGCTTGCCCAAGCGTAA
- a CDS encoding biotin-independent malonate decarboxylase subunit beta, with protein MSRNPIERDSFIERDARRRAIALLDPGTFRELLDPFEQLTSPWLPRQGIVTQADDGVVVARGALGGQPAVVLAIEGAFQGGSMGEVSGAKIAGALELAAEDNRNGIPTRAVIVFETGGVRLQEANLGLAAIAEIHAGIRALREYGPVIGITAGTVGCFGGMSIAAGLCSYLLMTREARLGLNGPQVIEQEAGIEEYDSRDRPFIWSLTGGEQRAATGLADVCIEDDSVAIRAQVVEWLRGGAPKHQRSEQIDLYLDRLAAVDTTRQVTAEDVRTLYAKDQA; from the coding sequence ATGTCACGCAACCCGATTGAACGCGACAGCTTTATCGAACGCGATGCGCGCCGTCGAGCCATCGCGCTGCTCGACCCGGGCACCTTCCGTGAATTGCTTGATCCGTTCGAGCAGTTGACCTCCCCGTGGCTGCCGCGCCAGGGCATCGTCACGCAGGCCGATGATGGTGTGGTCGTCGCACGCGGCGCGCTTGGCGGCCAACCCGCCGTGGTGCTCGCCATTGAAGGCGCCTTCCAGGGCGGCAGCATGGGTGAGGTCTCCGGCGCCAAGATCGCAGGCGCGCTGGAGCTGGCGGCGGAAGACAACCGCAACGGCATTCCCACGCGCGCTGTGATCGTCTTTGAGACGGGCGGCGTGCGGCTGCAGGAGGCCAACCTTGGCCTCGCCGCCATCGCTGAGATCCATGCAGGCATCCGAGCGCTGCGTGAGTACGGCCCGGTGATCGGCATCACGGCGGGCACGGTCGGCTGCTTTGGCGGCATGAGCATCGCAGCGGGCCTGTGCAGCTACCTGCTGATGACGCGTGAGGCGCGCCTCGGCCTCAACGGCCCGCAGGTGATCGAACAGGAAGCCGGCATTGAGGAATACGATTCGCGCGACCGCCCCTTCATCTGGAGCCTGACCGGCGGCGAACAACGCGCCGCCACGGGCCTGGCCGATGTATGTATCGAAGACGATTCCGTCGCCATCCGAGCACAAGTCGTCGAATGGCTACGCGGCGGCGCACCCAAGCACCAGCGCAGCGAACAGATCGACCTGTACCTCGATCGCCTCGCCGCCGTCGACACCACGCGCCAAGTCACCGCCGAAGATGTGCGCACGCTCTACGCCAAGGATCAAGCATGA
- the mdcE gene encoding biotin-independent malonate decarboxylase subunit gamma has translation MSQNELSTRGATWIRALTNGTPVAGYGTTLQVVDATLADQGARYIAVVPDAENRFPRARNGEVGLVEGWQLARAVRDVMTEDAGQEKKRAIVAVIDVASQAYGRREEAYGIHLALAAAADAYAAARLAGHPVIGLIVGRAMSGALLAHGYQANRLLALDDAEVMVHAMGKAAAARVTLRSVADLERLAQEIPPMAYDIASFASLGLLWKLLKVKSANAPDAGDIDTVQTALAAALADIAADPSRGLESRLGAPLRQASSQVRERLRAQWNAQAENTQPNEK, from the coding sequence ATGAGCCAGAACGAACTTTCCACGCGCGGCGCGACCTGGATCCGCGCACTCACCAACGGCACGCCGGTGGCGGGCTATGGCACCACGCTGCAAGTCGTCGACGCCACGCTGGCGGATCAGGGCGCGCGCTACATCGCCGTCGTGCCTGATGCCGAGAACCGCTTCCCACGCGCGCGCAACGGCGAGGTCGGCCTCGTTGAAGGCTGGCAACTCGCGCGTGCCGTGCGCGACGTCATGACCGAAGACGCCGGGCAAGAGAAGAAGCGCGCCATCGTCGCAGTCATCGATGTCGCCAGCCAGGCCTATGGGCGCCGAGAGGAAGCCTACGGTATCCACCTCGCCCTGGCGGCTGCAGCCGACGCCTATGCGGCCGCACGCTTGGCCGGCCACCCCGTGATCGGCTTGATCGTCGGCCGTGCCATGTCGGGCGCACTGCTCGCACACGGCTACCAGGCCAATCGCCTGCTCGCCCTCGACGACGCCGAGGTGATGGTCCACGCGATGGGCAAGGCTGCGGCTGCGCGCGTGACGCTGCGCTCCGTGGCCGATCTGGAACGCCTCGCGCAAGAGATCCCGCCCATGGCCTACGACATCGCCAGCTTCGCGTCGCTCGGGTTGCTGTGGAAATTGCTGAAGGTCAAGTCGGCCAACGCACCCGATGCAGGCGACATCGACACCGTGCAGACCGCACTCGCGGCAGCGTTGGCGGACATTGCCGCAGACCCATCACGCGGTCTGGAAAGCCGACTCGGCGCGCCGCTGCGTCAGGCCTCATCGCAAGTGCGCGAACGCCTGCGCGCGCAATGGAACGCGCAAGCGGAGAACACACAGCCCAACGAGAAATGA
- the madL gene encoding malonate transporter subunit MadL, translated as MIIYGTTLLALCHLAGLFLGDLLGQAIGVKANVGGVGIAMLLLIFARLYLHKRGLMPAATEAGVSFWGAMYIPVVVAMAATQNVVTALRGGPVALLGAIGAVVVCGVCIALINRTGRAEDRQPLPPLPESEQARA; from the coding sequence GTGATCATCTACGGTACGACCCTGCTGGCGCTATGTCATCTCGCCGGCCTCTTCCTGGGCGATTTGCTCGGCCAGGCCATCGGTGTGAAGGCCAACGTTGGCGGCGTAGGCATCGCCATGTTGCTACTGATCTTTGCGCGCCTCTACCTGCACAAGCGCGGGCTAATGCCGGCCGCCACAGAAGCCGGCGTCTCGTTCTGGGGCGCGATGTACATCCCAGTGGTGGTGGCGATGGCGGCCACGCAGAACGTGGTGACGGCACTGCGCGGCGGCCCCGTCGCGCTGCTCGGCGCGATCGGCGCGGTGGTGGTGTGCGGCGTGTGCATCGCGCTCATCAACCGCACGGGCCGCGCAGAAGATCGGCAACCCCTGCCGCCGCTGCCTGAATCCGAACAAGCCCGCGCCTAA
- the madM gene encoding malonate transporter subunit MadM: MLSMLEKVLQHNGLVAAFALVGIVMGLSMWLSKKLTFGRVHGSAIAIMIGLVLAYWGGMQTGGERGLADLKLFGGIGLMGGAMLRDFAIVATAFEVQVTEARKAGMIGAVSLLLGTVLPFIVGACVAYAFGYTDAVSVTTIGAGAVTYIVGPVTGAALGASSDVMALSIATGLVKAILVMVGTPFAAKALGLNNPRAAMVFGGLAGTVSGVSAGLAATDRRLVPYGSLVATFHTGLGCLLGPSVLFLATKALIA; the protein is encoded by the coding sequence ATGCTGTCAATGCTAGAAAAAGTTCTGCAACACAACGGGCTGGTCGCGGCGTTTGCGCTGGTCGGCATCGTCATGGGCCTGTCGATGTGGCTGTCGAAGAAACTGACGTTTGGCCGCGTGCACGGCTCTGCCATCGCCATCATGATCGGGCTGGTGCTGGCCTACTGGGGTGGCATGCAAACAGGCGGTGAACGCGGCCTGGCTGACCTGAAGCTGTTCGGCGGCATCGGCCTGATGGGCGGTGCCATGCTGCGCGACTTCGCCATCGTCGCCACCGCCTTTGAGGTGCAGGTGACCGAGGCACGCAAGGCCGGCATGATCGGCGCCGTCTCGCTACTGCTGGGGACGGTGCTGCCGTTCATCGTCGGCGCCTGCGTTGCCTACGCCTTTGGGTACACCGATGCCGTGAGCGTCACTACCATCGGCGCGGGTGCCGTCACGTATATCGTCGGGCCGGTAACGGGCGCGGCGCTGGGTGCCAGCTCCGATGTGATGGCGCTGTCGATTGCCACGGGCCTCGTCAAGGCGATCCTGGTGATGGTCGGCACGCCGTTCGCGGCCAAGGCATTGGGCCTGAACAACCCGCGTGCGGCCATGGTGTTCGGTGGGTTGGCGGGTACGGTCAGCGGCGTATCGGCTGGGCTTGCCGCCACCGACCGGCGTCTGGTGCCCTACGGCTCGCTGGTGGCGACATTCCATACGGGCCTCGGTTGCCTGCTTGGCCCGTCGGTCCTGTTCCTCGCCACCAAGGCGCTGATCGCATGA
- a CDS encoding malonate decarboxylase holo-ACP synthase has product MTQTPLRAHDLLWVSAMPTAADGAPLPDWAITACREGAPVVVRRAPRGVDGSIPVGLRGRARSERCAGTIATSAITRVVTPETLATTAAAIAHDAPFAALRTLRALAPALDALGWAWGPTGGAGFALASGLPVLHADSDLDLVVRMPTAPSATQRDHLVHLLTDTECRVDLQIDTDHGGFAWREWLASPRQTLLKTDHGPRLVADPWSDVA; this is encoded by the coding sequence ATGACACAAACGCCGCTGCGCGCGCACGATCTGCTGTGGGTATCCGCGATGCCCACAGCAGCAGACGGCGCACCTTTGCCAGACTGGGCCATCACGGCATGTCGGGAAGGTGCGCCCGTCGTTGTGCGTCGTGCGCCGCGCGGCGTGGATGGGTCGATCCCCGTAGGGCTGCGCGGCCGCGCACGAAGCGAGCGCTGCGCAGGCACCATCGCGACCAGCGCCATCACGCGTGTGGTCACGCCGGAAACGCTGGCGACCACCGCCGCAGCGATCGCACACGACGCTCCGTTTGCAGCACTGCGCACCTTGCGCGCGTTGGCGCCCGCACTCGATGCACTCGGCTGGGCATGGGGGCCGACCGGCGGTGCGGGCTTTGCGCTCGCCAGCGGCTTGCCGGTTTTGCACGCGGACAGCGATCTCGACCTCGTCGTCCGCATGCCGACTGCACCGTCGGCCACGCAGCGTGACCACCTCGTGCACCTGCTAACCGACACCGAATGCCGCGTCGATCTTCAAATCGACACCGACCACGGCGGCTTTGCATGGCGTGAGTGGCTGGCCTCGCCGCGCCAGACCTTGCTCAAGACCGACCACGGCCCCCGCCTCGTTGCCGACCCATGGAGCGACGTCGCATGA
- the mdcH gene encoding malonate decarboxylase subunit epsilon: MSVLFMFPGQGSQHVGMLHALPDDPAVAQTLAEAGDVMGVNPFTLDTAQALQSTVAVQLCLLIAGVAVARTLVRQDAAPDMVAGLSIGAWPAAVVAGVLDFSDALRLVRLRGQLMEDAYPNGYGMAVTAGLTEPEVAAIVAQVNTAATPAYVANLNAERQIVVAGNDAALAQVMARAQAAGASTAARLCMAVPSHCPLLDVQAAELAAAAAKVTPHVPQLTYVSSSRARALFRANLIIEDLAWNMARPVLWHDTMRHAFERGARLGVEIAGNGALKRLAQPVFASDAVFDASNGLDAVRVRIQRQARADER; encoded by the coding sequence ATGAGCGTCCTCTTCATGTTCCCCGGCCAGGGCAGCCAGCACGTGGGCATGCTGCACGCGTTGCCTGACGACCCTGCTGTCGCGCAAACACTGGCCGAAGCGGGCGACGTCATGGGCGTCAATCCGTTCACGCTCGATACCGCGCAGGCATTGCAGTCAACCGTGGCCGTCCAGCTCTGCCTGCTGATCGCCGGTGTGGCCGTGGCGCGCACGTTGGTTCGCCAAGATGCCGCGCCGGACATGGTGGCCGGCCTGTCGATCGGCGCGTGGCCCGCGGCCGTCGTAGCAGGCGTGCTGGATTTCAGCGATGCGCTGCGGCTGGTCCGCCTGCGCGGGCAACTCATGGAAGACGCCTACCCCAACGGCTACGGCATGGCCGTCACCGCCGGTTTGACCGAACCGGAAGTCGCCGCCATCGTTGCGCAGGTCAACACGGCGGCAACGCCCGCCTATGTCGCCAACCTGAATGCGGAGCGGCAAATTGTGGTGGCGGGCAACGATGCCGCGCTCGCGCAAGTCATGGCGCGCGCGCAAGCGGCAGGCGCATCGACTGCGGCGCGGTTGTGCATGGCAGTGCCGTCGCACTGTCCGCTGCTCGATGTTCAAGCCGCCGAACTGGCTGCCGCCGCCGCAAAGGTGACGCCCCACGTGCCGCAACTCACATACGTCAGCAGCAGCCGAGCGCGTGCGCTCTTCCGTGCGAACCTCATCATCGAAGACCTTGCGTGGAACATGGCCCGGCCGGTGCTCTGGCATGACACGATGCGGCATGCGTTCGAGCGTGGCGCTCGGCTGGGCGTGGAGATCGCGGGCAACGGCGCACTGAAGCGCCTCGCGCAACCCGTCTTCGCAAGCGATGCGGTGTTCGATGCGAGCAACGGGCTCGATGCGGTGCGGGTGCGCATCCAGCGTCAGGCACGCGCTGACGAACGATAG
- a CDS encoding DUF2867 domain-containing protein, giving the protein MMNSHRAHAIPVPSDSILAPLYKGADLLDAYAVQLPAGASDDLEELTRAGFERQAWWIRALTRVRDMVMATVGVKSSRAVGIAAATRGPVIGFFPLLSKSAGELVMGEDDRHLDFRLAIQLRAGAAGGKELVVVTVVHCHNLLGRTYLAAITPFHRVIARASLEQAVSRAA; this is encoded by the coding sequence ATGATGAACTCCCATAGAGCGCATGCGATACCCGTGCCGTCCGACAGCATCCTAGCGCCGCTTTATAAGGGCGCGGACCTGCTGGATGCGTATGCGGTTCAGTTGCCGGCGGGGGCCAGCGACGATCTGGAAGAGTTGACGCGTGCTGGATTCGAGCGGCAGGCATGGTGGATCCGTGCCCTGACGCGGGTGCGGGACATGGTTATGGCGACAGTCGGCGTCAAATCGTCTCGTGCGGTTGGTATTGCCGCGGCGACGCGGGGGCCGGTGATCGGTTTCTTTCCACTGCTGTCGAAGAGTGCGGGGGAACTGGTGATGGGCGAGGACGATCGGCATCTCGACTTCCGGCTCGCGATCCAACTGCGCGCGGGTGCGGCAGGCGGCAAGGAGCTCGTCGTGGTGACCGTTGTGCATTGCCATAACTTGCTGGGCCGAACGTACCTCGCGGCAATCACCCCGTTCCACCGTGTGATCGCGCGGGCTAGTCTGGAACAAGCGGTAAGCCGCGCTGCCTGA
- a CDS encoding peptide chain release factor 3, whose amino-acid sequence MSTLQQEIRRRRTFAIIAHPDAGKTTLTEKLLWFGGAIQMAGAVRARKANRHATSDWMEMEKQRGISVTSSVMQFPYQNEGGDYIVNLLDTPGHEDFSEDTYRTLTAVDSAVMVIDSVNGVEAQTIKLLNVCRLRSTPILTFINKLDREGRAPIELLDEIESVLQIQCAPMTWPIGMGKSFKGVYHLVNDTVQLFDPNADSEKGATAGLIQGLDNPELDRVLGSQAEELRIDIELVRGASHTFDKEAFLAGKQCPVYFGSAVNNFGVQSLLDALVGQSPEPLARPTETREVKPLEEKFTGFVFKIQANMDPKHRDRIAFVRVCSGRFERGMKLLQVSTGKTVAINNAITFMAQDRNTTEEAFAGDIIGVPNHGTIRLGDAFTEGEPLKFTGIPSFAPEFFRRARLNNPLRLKQLQKGLQQLAEEGATQMFRPIASNDLVLGAVGILQFDVVAHRLEHEYGVDAIFEPHECATARWLKGKPEDIDKLIDKAGHNVALDGAGDYVYLAPSNVNLRLTQERFPDIQFLETREIV is encoded by the coding sequence GTGAGTACGCTGCAGCAGGAGATCCGGCGCCGCCGGACGTTCGCCATCATTGCCCACCCGGATGCGGGTAAAACCACGTTGACGGAAAAACTGCTGTGGTTTGGCGGCGCCATTCAGATGGCTGGCGCCGTGCGCGCGCGCAAGGCCAACCGCCATGCCACCTCCGACTGGATGGAGATGGAAAAGCAGCGCGGCATCTCGGTCACGTCTTCCGTGATGCAGTTTCCGTACCAGAACGAGGGCGGCGACTACATCGTCAACCTGCTCGACACCCCGGGCCACGAAGACTTCTCGGAAGACACGTATCGCACGCTCACGGCCGTCGACTCGGCCGTCATGGTGATCGACTCCGTCAACGGCGTGGAAGCGCAGACCATCAAGCTGCTCAACGTCTGCCGCCTGCGCAGCACGCCCATCCTCACGTTCATCAACAAGCTCGACCGTGAAGGCCGCGCGCCCATCGAACTGCTCGACGAAATCGAAAGCGTGCTGCAGATCCAGTGCGCGCCGATGACGTGGCCGATCGGCATGGGTAAATCGTTCAAGGGCGTGTATCACCTCGTGAACGACACGGTGCAACTGTTCGACCCGAATGCGGACAGCGAGAAGGGTGCAACCGCTGGCCTGATTCAAGGCCTCGACAACCCGGAGCTGGATCGCGTGCTCGGCTCGCAGGCCGAAGAGCTGCGCATCGACATCGAACTCGTGCGTGGTGCTTCACACACATTCGACAAAGAGGCGTTCCTGGCTGGCAAGCAGTGCCCGGTGTACTTCGGCTCGGCGGTGAACAACTTCGGTGTGCAGTCGCTGCTCGACGCGCTGGTGGGCCAGTCGCCGGAGCCGCTGGCGCGCCCCACCGAGACGCGCGAAGTCAAGCCGCTGGAAGAGAAGTTCACCGGCTTCGTCTTCAAGATCCAGGCCAACATGGACCCGAAGCACCGCGACCGCATCGCTTTTGTGCGCGTATGCTCGGGCCGCTTCGAGCGCGGCATGAAGCTGCTGCAGGTGTCGACCGGCAAGACGGTGGCCATCAACAACGCCATTACCTTCATGGCGCAGGACCGCAACACCACGGAAGAAGCGTTTGCCGGCGACATCATCGGTGTGCCCAACCACGGCACGATCCGCCTGGGCGATGCGTTTACCGAAGGCGAGCCGCTCAAGTTCACGGGCATCCCGTCGTTTGCGCCGGAATTCTTCCGCCGCGCGCGCCTGAACAACCCGCTGCGGCTCAAGCAACTGCAGAAGGGTTTGCAGCAGCTGGCCGAAGAAGGTGCCACGCAGATGTTCCGCCCGATCGCATCGAACGACCTCGTGCTGGGTGCGGTCGGTATCCTGCAGTTCGACGTGGTGGCGCACCGCCTGGAGCACGAGTACGGCGTCGATGCCATTTTCGAGCCGCACGAATGCGCGACCGCCCGCTGGCTCAAGGGCAAGCCGGAAGACATCGACAAGCTGATCGACAAGGCCGGCCACAACGTGGCGCTGGATGGTGCGGGTGACTACGTCTACCTGGCGCCGAGCAACGTGAACCTGCGGCTGACGCAGGAGCGGTTTCCGGACATCCAGTTCTTGGAGACGCGGGAAATCGTCTGA
- a CDS encoding YihY/virulence factor BrkB family protein has protein sequence MRLAAFFIDRDVLKRSAQVLIGAAQQWSVHRAASKGAALSFYTLFSMAPVLVLVISIAGLFFGEQAARGEIFGQIKGLVGDQGAAAVETVLAATRRSGHGLFAAVMAVALLVIGATSAFSELKSSLDELWEVPPRQQAGLWGLLRARLLSFSLILVLAFLLLVSLIVNAALAVVQRFWGEIWAGAGFFAPVAEVMSSAFAFAVVSLLFGTIFKMLPETRVAWRDVALGAVVTALLFSLGKRFIGLYLGSSAVASSYGAAGSVVALMLWIYYSAQIFFFGALVTRQYALLFGSRKDEATGAAGTSGGVVQAALLNSTLAAGAANGPRDSRR, from the coding sequence ATGCGCCTGGCTGCCTTTTTCATTGACCGCGATGTGCTCAAGCGTTCCGCCCAGGTGCTGATCGGGGCGGCGCAGCAGTGGTCTGTGCATCGTGCAGCCAGCAAGGGCGCGGCGCTGTCGTTCTACACGCTGTTCTCGATGGCGCCGGTGCTGGTGCTGGTCATCTCGATTGCCGGGCTGTTCTTTGGTGAACAGGCGGCGCGCGGCGAAATCTTTGGGCAGATCAAAGGCCTCGTGGGCGACCAAGGTGCGGCGGCGGTGGAGACCGTGCTGGCCGCCACCCGGCGCTCCGGCCACGGCCTGTTTGCCGCTGTGATGGCCGTTGCGCTGCTGGTGATTGGCGCCACCAGCGCCTTCTCCGAACTCAAGAGCAGCCTCGATGAACTGTGGGAAGTGCCGCCGCGCCAGCAGGCCGGGTTATGGGGGCTGCTGCGCGCGCGGCTGCTGTCGTTCAGCCTGATCCTGGTGCTGGCCTTTCTGCTGCTGGTGTCGCTCATCGTCAATGCGGCGTTGGCGGTAGTTCAGCGCTTCTGGGGTGAGATCTGGGCGGGCGCGGGCTTCTTCGCACCGGTGGCAGAGGTCATGTCTTCTGCCTTTGCGTTTGCGGTGGTGTCGCTGTTGTTCGGCACCATCTTCAAGATGCTGCCCGAGACGCGCGTGGCCTGGCGTGACGTGGCCCTGGGCGCGGTAGTGACGGCGCTGTTGTTCTCGCTCGGCAAGCGCTTCATCGGGTTGTATCTCGGCAGCAGCGCAGTGGCGTCTTCGTATGGCGCAGCCGGGTCGGTGGTGGCGTTGATGCTGTGGATCTATTATTCCGCGCAGATTTTCTTTTTCGGCGCGCTGGTCACGCGCCAGTACGCGTTGCTGTTCGGCAGCCGCAAAGATGAGGCGACTGGGGCGGCTGGAACCTCGGGGGGCGTCGTACAAGCTGCGCTGCTCAACTCGACGCTGGCCGCCGGTGCAGCCAACGGCCCGCGCGACAGCAGACGCTAA